From one Ctenopharyngodon idella isolate HZGC_01 chromosome 15, HZGC01, whole genome shotgun sequence genomic stretch:
- the lamtor1 gene encoding ragulator complex protein LAMTOR1 — MGCCFSSDSDTSDQNSDEVKPLIPDPNQERKPTNGSERNADNLTSNRTDEQALLTVILQRTALNIIDVSAVDSQGMEQHEYMDRARQYSTKLEVLSRTLSQKKPVPLPSLTSQPHQVLAADLVPYADIQQVSKIAAYAYSAISQIKVDAKEELVVQFAIP; from the exons ATGGGGTGCTGTTTCAGCAGCGATAGCGATACGTCGGATCAG AACAGTGACGAGGTGAAGCCGTTGATTCCTGACCCAAACCAGGAGAGAAAACCCACCAATGGCTCGGAGCGAAACGCAGACAACCTGACGTCCAACCGCACAGACGAGCAGGCCTTGCTCACGGTCATCCTACAGCGGACAGCCTT GAACATAATTGACGTGTCAGCTGTTGATTCTCAAGGCATGGAGCAACATGAATACATGGACAGAGCCAGACAGTACAG CACCAAGCTGGAGGTGTTGAGCAGAACGCTGTCTCAGAAGAAGCCGGTTCCTCTCCCGTCATTGACCAGCCAACCTCACCAGGTGCTCGCCGCTGACCTGGTCCCCTACGCAGACATACAGCAG GTCTCTAAGATCGCTGCGTACGCCTACAGCGCCATCTCACAAATCAAAGTAGATGCCAAGGAAGAGCTGGTGGTGCAGTTTGCTATACCATGA
- the lrrc51 gene encoding leucine rich repeat containing 51 isoform X1, whose translation MSGGRNMFGSPVDFSFKELSTIPDILCVVPNPGARPLKRDSEQKFLSRTLRLNNNFISDFLGLTDTISALFAEPTRLAWLDLSFNEIQHIDPVLTQLKELRLLYLHGNRICKLSEVDKLAVLPSLHTITLHGNPIVTEPDYRAHLIATLPHVKMIDFSAVTKQERQLTSVWQRGRNLRKSTGHSKVD comes from the exons ATG TCTGGCGGTCGGAACATGTTTGGATCTCCAGTGGACTTTTCATTTAAGGAGCTCAGCACAATCCCAG ACATTCTTTGTGTTGTGCCTAATCCAGGCGCTCGTCCACTAAAGCGTGACTCGGAGCAGAAGTTCCTCAGTCGGACGCTCAGACTCAACAACAACTTCATCTCAGACTTTTTAGGACTGACGGACACAATCTCTGCTCTGTTTGCCGAGCCGACACGTCTGGCCTGGCTCGACCTCTCCTTCAACGAGATTCAACACATCGACCCA GTCCTCACTCAACTTAAAGAGTTACGTTTGTTGTATCTCCATGGAAATCGTATTTGTAAGTTGTCAGAAGTGGATAAACTTGCTGTGCTTCCGTCGCTCCATACCATCACTCTGCACGGCAACCCCATAGTGACCGAGCCTGACTACAG GGCACATTTGATCGCCACCCTTCCTCACGTGAAGATGATCGATTTCAGTGCTGTGACCAAACAGGAACGGCAGTTGACTTCAGTTTGGCAAAGGGGCAGAAACCTACGCAAATCCACAGGTCACAGCAAAGTGGACTGA
- the lrrc51 gene encoding leucine rich repeat containing 51 isoform X2, translated as MFGSPVDFSFKELSTIPDILCVVPNPGARPLKRDSEQKFLSRTLRLNNNFISDFLGLTDTISALFAEPTRLAWLDLSFNEIQHIDPVLTQLKELRLLYLHGNRICKLSEVDKLAVLPSLHTITLHGNPIVTEPDYRAHLIATLPHVKMIDFSAVTKQERQLTSVWQRGRNLRKSTGHSKVD; from the exons ATGTTTGGATCTCCAGTGGACTTTTCATTTAAGGAGCTCAGCACAATCCCAG ACATTCTTTGTGTTGTGCCTAATCCAGGCGCTCGTCCACTAAAGCGTGACTCGGAGCAGAAGTTCCTCAGTCGGACGCTCAGACTCAACAACAACTTCATCTCAGACTTTTTAGGACTGACGGACACAATCTCTGCTCTGTTTGCCGAGCCGACACGTCTGGCCTGGCTCGACCTCTCCTTCAACGAGATTCAACACATCGACCCA GTCCTCACTCAACTTAAAGAGTTACGTTTGTTGTATCTCCATGGAAATCGTATTTGTAAGTTGTCAGAAGTGGATAAACTTGCTGTGCTTCCGTCGCTCCATACCATCACTCTGCACGGCAACCCCATAGTGACCGAGCCTGACTACAG GGCACATTTGATCGCCACCCTTCCTCACGTGAAGATGATCGATTTCAGTGCTGTGACCAAACAGGAACGGCAGTTGACTTCAGTTTGGCAAAGGGGCAGAAACCTACGCAAATCCACAGGTCACAGCAAAGTGGACTGA